The Elaeis guineensis isolate ETL-2024a chromosome 11, EG11, whole genome shotgun sequence genomic interval AAAACTCTAAAATACCATAAAGATacacatcataaaaataatttgtgGATATCATATCTAGAAAAGTGCATAGAACAATTAATATTTGGTATCTACGTATTGTGTTTTACCTTTTTCCACTGCACATGATTAACCAGATTTCTTCCTTTTAACTGATTTATTACATCTACTTATTGGCTAAAATGtaatatttaatctttattatatttcctcaaatttaatattttattatgtaGTAGTGGTGTTTGACTTGTCTTCTCTCCAGGAGAATTAAATGTTCTACCCCCTCCCTCCCCATGTTGCACCGTTCGAGAGTTTAACCATGTCAAACTACCGGTGATCGACGAAACCGGCATGCATATGTTAGTTGGTCTAGCAGCACACAATTTGGAGTGGGGTTTTTTGGGTTATCTTTCCAGCTCTGGCGGCGCACGATATGAATAGGCTTTTTGCCTCGTTCTTTCCTTCCATCCACGGAAACTAACCATAAGACTTTCCGCGCGAAAGTTACGCAATCCACATGACCTGGCTGTGGAAAAACAGAAAGGAACGTACCTTTAGCGCGAAGACAGAATCCATcaaatccaccgttggatcacccACCGCACAGATCGTAAGGCGCTCCAAACTCCATCATTCATCCGTTAGCACCGAGTCTAAGCGAGCAGATGATAATGATGCAAATTTATCATcttctatgttttttttttttttggtaaatatttATCATCTTCTTTCACGCGAAAAAAAATACAGCTCTGAACCAAAAGAACAACATGAGCGCCACGGCGTTGACCCCACCAACTCTTCCCTTTCTTTTCCATCGCATATACACAATTTATCCTTCAAGTGGATCCCAAATCAGAAAAGCGAAAGACCAACGCCAGGTTCAATACAGAAGCCATGAAGAATCTCCTGAAGGTGCTTCTTAGATGTCCTTTCTACTCTATAttcttccttttttccttttgttACCCAATTCATGCAGCCAGTTACCAAAACCTCAGCTGCACCTTGAATGATCTGAGAGCACTGTTGCGTTTCTCAAATGGTCTTGATTCGGGGATTGATGGGTGGAGGATGCATGATGATCCTTCTGTTAACTGTTGCAGTTGGGTCGGGGTCCGTTGTGCTTTGTTCTCAGTTTCCTCCCCATCAACTGCAGCAAATTCTACTGATCTAAGCTTGAGGGTTGTCGGTCTGGATCTCGCGAGAAGAAGTCTGAAGGGGATCCTTTCGAACTCCATAGGAGAATTGGATCGGCTGAGCTTCCTCAACCTCTCCCACAACTCCTTCCGAGGCCCACTCCCTCAAGAGTTGTTTCATTTGCAGCGGTTGGAAGTGCTTGATTTGGCAAGCAACAACTTTACTGGCGAGCTGGGACAGGGAATTAGAAACCTTGCGAGTTTATCCTATCTGGATGTCTCCTTTAATGGATTCACTGGATCCATTCCAAATACATTTAACCACCTTCAGAAGCTTGAGAGTTTCTCTGCGGAATCTAATTCTTTGGTAGGTCAGTTACCCAATTCGCTCTCGTCTTGCTCGATGCTTAGGTTGCTTAACTTGAGGAACAATTCCCTCGATGGTGCTATCAACCTTGACTTCACAAAATTAGTTCATCTAGTTCAACTGGATCTTGGGTGGAATCAGTTTCACGGCATCATTCCAGAGATTTATCCTTATGTAGAGCTTTGAAGGTTCTAAACCTTGCGAGGAATCATCTTTATGGACAAATTCCCAGAAGGTTTCGGGACCTTCAAGCTCTCTCCGACCTATCACTGTCAAATAATTGTATCTCTAATATCTCATCAGGATTGGAAACTCTACAAGAGTGCCGCAACTTGACAGTCCTTGTTCTTACAAAGAATTTTTATGGAGAAGAGTTACCTATTAGTGGAATTCAAGGATTCCAAAACCTGCGAGTTCTTGTCGTAGCATTTTGTGCTCTGACTGGTACTGTACCCTCATGGATAGTGAATAGTAAGGAGTTGAGTTTGCTGGATTTGTCTTGGAACCACTTGACTGGAGGCATTCCAGTGGGGTTGGGGTGTCTGGATTTTCTCTTTTACCTGGACTTGTCCAACAATTCACTCTCTGGGGAGATTCCAATGAGCATAACCAAGCTAAAGAGCCTCAGCTCTGAATCCTTTTGGCATGCTGGGTCTTCGTCAGTCTTTCCACTTTTCGTTTGGCGAAATCAAACTGGCACTGGTCAGctgcaatataaaaaatatacaaaCCTCCCTCCGACATTGGATTTGAGCTATAATATGATGAATGGAACAATGAGGAAGGAGATTGGGAACTTAAGGCTTCTTCAAGTGCTAGATTTAAGCAGGAACAACCTGTCAGGGTCTATTCCTGATGAATTATCAGGCATGCTCAACTTAGAGAAATTGGATTTGTCTTTCAATGATTTATCCGGGACCATACCTTCCTCCCTTGTCAAGCTCAACTTTTTGTCTTCATTCAGTGTTGCTCACAACCGTTTGCATGGCCAAATTCCTACGGAAGGTCAGTTCTCAACTTTCCCGCGTTCGAGTTTCGAAGGAAATCCTGGTCTTTGTGGGgtatttttcttcttctgcaaCTCCACTATGATGCCTCCGGAGCTGGAGCAAAATGACAGGGACGGAACTGGGCTTGTTATCAAAAAACTGCCGCTTGCAATAGGCTGCATAGCTGGCTTTCTCCCAACAGTCATCCTCTTTGGGAAATGCTGGGGTTACTACAACAAGGATGATTAATGATGAGAATTTTGAGCATAGATACTCGGAAATTTGATCATGGCGATGCTTCTTGTAAGACCACCTACCGTTGATCTATGGCTTCTCGCATGATATACGGCTTTGTATCATAGAAAGTGCCCATGTCATTTTTCGTTCATGCAATATAGTTTGCTTCGTTTGTAATTTAGCGTGATAATGCATTttgtttatcataaaattttgtgAAGGGAAATTCTATTCTTATAGTGGACGAGGGAGAAAGGAGAAAGGAGATGCTTTCCCGAGGACTGATGGGTTCCAGAGAAAATCATGTGATTCAGAATCAATTCCATCCCCCCTCCCATGATTTTCCAGAACCCCGAGGGGTCTACAAAAACCGCTCTTGAGCTTTCAAACAAGCAAGAGGTGACCACCTGGAAGCCTGTATCTTCCCATTGGGCTGATGCGTTAAAGACAACTCAAAGGTAGCCTGGGGGAGGCAAGGGTAAAGAGCTTTATAAAGGAcattagatcttcaagagaattaTTAAGGGCATGTTCTTTTGCaggtaaaaaatttattcaaaaaactgtatttttttgaataaatattttttaaataatatttagatagaacAATAATTTATCTACGttcttttattattaaaaaatggcTACGGAATCTGTTACCTatgttcttttgtattactattttttggATAAGTTACtatgatttatccatatttttcataatattctttattatataaatatgagtatatataataatatattatattatattataatattataatattatatactaatatattatattatattaatatattatattagtataatataatttatattatattatattattatatataataataagtatgatattaatatatactattatatataaaatatattatttattatattattattatattattatatattatataactatatataatataatattattataatatattaatatataatttattattttattttattttattataatattacaatattaatatatattctattattttattattatatattattataatatatgatattatattataatattatattatatcaatatcttatattgatataatataatatatattatctaatattattatatataataatatagtataatatattataaaatattaatatatattatattatattattagattgttatatattattatattattataattatattatagtatattataatatatgatatgatattatattatatcaatatatattattatatataataatatattatattatttgatttatattattatattatataaatattatattatattataagatTAAAGATATAttaggaataaattaaaaatattatttttttattgatgaaaaaatgatttagccactcTCTACATGGATaagatttttctctattttatGGGTAAATGTTATCTATAGAAAACTAACTTATCCATTTTGAAAAGTATGAGAACATGGATAAGTTGGTCAatgaaaaattaatcaattttttcataaCATTTATCCATAAAAGAACAAGCTCTAAAAGGGATAAGAGGTGCGATTTATAGTAGTGACGATGTAGACCTTGTAAATGAAGTTGCTAGTGAGGAGATTGGAAGGGAGGTTGGGTCGCCAGTGCCTCCTAGTGTAGTTTAGACTCCCTATCTATGTTATGTTCTATTTGTTGCTAAAAATTATCATGTTTTGCTACTGAATTGGACCCAACTCCATGTTTTCTACTATGTTCTCTTTGTTATCTGGCTACTTAGCTATTggatttcttctttattttattgAGACATGGTTATCTATGATCTTTTTTGTATGTTTCATCATCTTTTTGTTGATCTATTGGCTAGCTATTTCGGTTATTTGGCAAAGGTTGATGAAGTACTTACTCTATGTGCCTATATCTTTCTATACTATTGGTAGCACTCTGCTGGTTTTTAATCAAAGTGCTGGAACATTCGAGGATTAGGACATCCCTTGAAGAGGAGACCTAGTCTTTTGACCAGGAGATTTTGGCCTTGCAACAAACAAATATTTCTAATTCTTCTCCCAGCTTTCTAAATTTTATTGAATGGCCTTCATTAGATGCTTGGCAATAGTCAGATGTTAATAGCACTTTACAAGTAATAATCAATAGAGAAAAAAGACGATTAGTTACTATTATAGGGTAAGACACTGACCTTGGTACATGTCGAGGACCGGACCTCTTTAGTTATAATTAATCTATCCTTTTCCAATTAGACGATGTGAAAATTCAAGTTGTACCCATCTATGATCTTCAGCGGTGGTTACAAGCAAGGTCAACCCCAAATCCAGATAACAATGATAACCTATCTTAAATGGCTGATGAATAATTCACCTTGGCTGCACCCACCATGTGGAGCGAGATctttgtggattctagtaccacaTATCATGAAAACGGCCTACGAccttcctctataaatagagagggctaGGAACCCAAATAAGCTCaattctcttcctctcccttctatgTTTCATCTAACTCAAGCGTTAGAGCATCCTCATAGGAAATAACTCCCGTCAAGGAACTTTTTTTGTAGGTCCAGCCTTCATCTTCAACATTACCACACAGAGGTAATCTCAGGTGACCTCGAATTGACGAACCTCAGGATCAACCCAGGAGTAGCATAAATAGATTGATGCTAGAAGAAAGATCACTGCTCCATTTTGTGAAGGGATGAAGAAAAGCTCGATAACGATGAGACAATATAGAGGAGAATCTCATGCTTTGCATTGTACCAACACTTCAGTATCAAGGCTGGCCAAAGCACCACTGCCACCAGCCAAAGCACCCACTCCAGTGGCCAAGGTATTGCTTCCACAACCCCAAGCGTAGCCTCCACCATCCAGCACACACTGGGGGTGGGCCTCTAGCAGTTCAACCTGCTCGTACAATAAATGCGGGGGATATTGTAGGCAATTGCTGCCCCACTACCACATGAAAATCCACATCAAACTTGGCTCAACAACCACTTCCTTGGTCACCTTCCTATACCCCAGATTGAGCACAACAAAGCCAACATAGCCAGCCAAGAAGTCCTAAATGTAGTCATCAAAGGCATTTTCCAACACCCAAATCGGAGAAGGACCATCTTGGGGTGCCTCCCCACCTCGACATATAAAGCATTACACTGCCAGAGATACCAACATAGACCGAAGACTTCAGAAAATGAACAAACAAACTGAAACACTATGAGGTTGAGCTCAAGCATAGAATGATGATATCAGCTTTAATATAGACCCACCTTTTAGCAAAAGCATCATAGACAAACTAATCTTGAACCAGTTCAAAATGCCCTAGTTGGGACTACATGATGGGATGACCAATCCCATCGACCATCTGAAAAGCTTTAAGACCTTGATGCTCCTTCATAAGGTGACAAATGACATCCTTTACTGAGCCTTACCCTCCACATTATGGcatcatttatcaaaatcaatctactctTTTGAGCACCTCCGCCAATCTTTTATGGCTCATTTTGTTCGCAATAGGAGGTAGCATTATGGATCAGACTTTCTTGTCAGGATTAAGTAGTGGGAAAGAGAGTCCCTTAGGGACTATATGAGCCATTTCAATGCGGCCATCCTAGAAGTTTGTTGCCATATCTACATTAAAAGATGACTCCTTAAGTGACAATTCTCTTCTCCTTAGAAAAGAGATATTCAAAGATTTTATAGAAATGCTTACTCGAGCAGAGAAGTATCCTAATGCTAACGAAGTAATAGAGTCACACGAGGGGTTACCTGAGAAAAAcccaaagagaagaaggaaaaaaatgaagGCAAAAAGAATGAGGTGAAGTAAGACAGTCACCATGGAAGAAATTTGCATCGATCTCAAACTCTACCTTGACGATGTAGATCAAGGACCCCACCTCAGGATTGACGATCATGATCTCTACCCCTGAGGTTTGGGACTTATAACCCCCTAATGTACTAGGAGCATAGATCTTGatgaaaatcaaagatcaaggataCTTGTCATGCCTGAGAAGGACGCGAGCTCCACCTAATAGATGAAAACTAAATAAATACTCTCTTCCATCTTGATCATAGCCACGATATCAAAGACTGTATGCAGCTTAAGGAAGAGATTGAGGTGCTCATCCATCATGGATGGTTGGATCGATACCTTAATGATTGACGAGGATAGAATGAAGCCCGACCTAAGCATCCCCAACTTGCAAAAAACTAAAAAAACTAACCCATAACGAGGCTCATCAATACCATTACTAGGAGGCAAATCAGTAATACATCTAGTGCTCTCACATATGAAGGAGGGACAATTATGAAGAAGCTAAAGATCAAGGACATCATCATATTTTTCGAGACAGATTTCGAAGAATTCAGTCTCCACATAATGATGCGGTCATTATATCTCTGACCATAGCAATTTATGATGTACCTCATATTCTAGTTGATAATAAAAATTCTGCTGATGTGCTATTTTATGACACATTCTCTAAAAGGAGTTAGCCACAGATCGGTTAGGGAAGCTTGATTGTCCCCTTGTTGGCTTCTCGGGGGATGCAGTCCTAGTTGATGGGGTAATCACCCTTTCGATCATTATAGAATAGGAACCGAGACAATCAATGGTAAAGCTAGACTTCCTAGTCATTAAGGTATGTCGGCCTACAATACTACTTTAGACTGATTAGGACTAAATATATATAGGCTGTCATATCAACCTACCATCTACTAGTAAGATTTTCAATAAGTAGGATCGGAGAGGTATAAACTATATGGTGACCCTTCAGAGGGTGAAGCAACTGGACATACAAGATGAGCTAAGGGAGCAATGGTCAAATACAGATATCTTTGCCTGATCATCCTTAGATATACCAGGCATAGATCTTGAAATGATGTGTATATTAATTAAACGTGGACCATAAATACCAACCtatcaagcaaaaaaaaattttgccccaaaatgCCAGAAGTTGATCAAAGACAAAGTTGATAAGCTTGTCAAACTGGGTTCATTCGAGAAGTCATCTATCCAAAGTGgctaatgaatttgatccttatcAAATGGCCAATGGGAGGTGGTGCTTCTACATCGACTTTGTTGATCCAGTAAGACATGCCCTAAGGATCTCTATCCATTGCCTTAGGTTGAATAACTTGTGAATGCGACCTTGGGTCATGAACTTCTCACCTTTACAATGTCTTCTCAGATTATAATAAATTTGGATGACATTCGAGGATAAGAAGAAGACTTTTTTTACTACTGACTAAGGGTTTTTTTATTTCAAAGTCATGCTTTTTGGCTTAAAGAATATAGAGTtgacctatcaatggctggtgaacaagattttCCAAGAGCAGATTGGTAGAAATATAGAGATCTATATGGATGATATACTAGTCAAGAGCCAAAAAGCCAGCCACCATATTATTGACCTTTTGGAGATGTTCACCACTTTGCATAAATTCCAGATGAAGGTCAATCCAAGAAAGTGTGCCTTCAGAGTGACTTTTAAAAAATTTCTCAACTTTATGATTTCACAGCGGGGAATTGATGCAACTCATAAAAGATTTGGACTCCTTTAGAGATGATGCCTCCAAAGTTGATAAAAGAGATCTAGTGTCTCATCTAGAAGATAGACACCCTAAGTAAGCAAAGGGGTGAAAATAGCCAGGCTTAGTTGATCAGTCTCATGTCAAAGGTTATACTTATCCATGGCAAGACATCTCTTCTCTGCCAACTTTCatgccttctctctctctcgctctcattCTCCATCTAAGTTCCTTATTGTTCAAACTGCAAACTCCAAACAATTTCCTCTAACTAGTCTTGGTACTCTCTCTCATTATTATCAAATATGTTCTACTCTTTTTCATCTTCTCGCTCTCTCAATGTTCATTTTGAATTATCCATCGCTATGCTATTCCTAAGGACTAGTAGAATCGAAATAGCAAATTCCTTGGTCATCTTAATGGGTTCAAAAACCACACATTTCTCTGATCATCATAGCATGCATCGCAAATCATATACCAATGTAGACCAAACACCCCATCTTGATCAGTTTATTACTGCGAAGTAAACAAAAAAAATTCTCTTTGTTTGGAGTGAAATCCTATCCTGAAGTTTGGATATTAGGATGGTGATTTTGTGCCTTACTTAACATATTACAAATAGTTTTCATAGATTGAGCACCTTTTtcaagaaaatataaaataatagaatATTTAAATAAGTTTGATTCTTTATTGGATTGTAAAAACCTACTTTTCTAagatctcttccttctctttgtgATCGGACTGAGATgcaacccagactcctatgggagatagcaatgaaatttttttgcaATGGGTGAAAGCCTGTTGAAGCAATGCCGCATGAAGGTAGCTGCTTCGAGGGAATGAAAAAGAAGTGAAGAAGCATGAGATAGGACTCATCTTCTTTTCCCACATCTTGAAAACCTCTGGTGCCTACCCATATCACTATGTTTGCTGCCCCCTACTATGTGAATCCCTCGATTGCGGAATCCAACCtcctatcataaaaaaagaagttGATTGGGTTCAGTAACCCATCCTAAGTAAAAGGTAGGTAAGCGGGCTTTGAAAATACCTTACTTGCACCTTACttatgatgataaaaaaattctacTCAGTTAAGTAAAGGATTAGTCTTGAATTCTCGATAATTATGACCTAAATTTATCTCCAAATCGGTTAATCAATGCTTGCCTTTTTTCAAAGCTCTGAAATAGGTCCGGAACTTCCAATGGATCGAGGAGTGTCAGGTGGTATCTGACAAGCTAAGAAGATATCTTGGATCCCTACCACTCCTCAACAAGCTCGAGCCAAACAAAGAATTATATTCATATATGGTGGTTTCTCCGACCATGATAAGTTTGGTGCTCGTTCAGGAAGAAGGCAAGCTATAAAAATCAGTCTATTATACTAGTAGAATTTTACATGTTGCTGAGACAAGATACTTGAGGCTTGAGAAAATGATGTATATATGCCTTGGTGACTTTGGTTAGGAGGCTACACCCATACTTCATGCATACATAGTGGTCATCCTAACTAACCAACCAATGAAAGCTATCCTCCACCAACCAATACCTCCAATCGGCTCATTAAACGGGTGATTGAACTCAGAAAATTTGATACAAAGTACCAACCCTGGCTATCTATCAAGGCACAGGTGCTTGCCACTTTATCCTCGAGTGCACCATCCCAAAGGAGAATCTACCCAAGGGTGAGTGTCGAAGCAAGTGGATAATAAATTTTGGACCTTGCATGTGGATAGATCCTCAAACTTGATAGGCATAGGGGCCAGATTCATCCACACCGATCTGATAGGAGTAGTTGCTGAATACATCCTATAGTTCAAGTTTAAAATCTTAAACAATGAGGTAAGGATGACACTCTCCTAGCCAGCCTTAGGATTGTAATAAAGTTGGGTGTGCAACAACTGAAGGCCTTCAATGACTTGCAGCTTATCATTAGCCAAGTCTGAGATGAATATGAAGCATGGGAGTCTGACATGAAGTACTTGCAACATATGGGGGATGCTCTTTGGCACTCACCAGCTTTGACATACAATAAGACCTTAAGTTGAAAAATTCCAGAGCCGACCTATCAAAGCTCACTACCTTTGGGTCTACTGATCTCAAGATGAGCCTGCACTTCAAGATCTTATAGAAGCCCAATATTGAGGAGTCCACTCCAATGATGCCGATCAATTCGGAGTCAAGTTGGACAGACCCCATCATTAGATATCTTCAAAATAGAATACTTCCAATTGATTTGAATGAAGTTTGAAAACTAAGGCATCAGACACCTTGTTATTTCTTCACAGGAGGTCCTTTTCTTTACCTCTTCTTCAATGTCTGCAATCTTTTGAGGCCAATTACATACTTTGAGGGGTGCACGACAAGATAGACAGCAATCACCTGGGGCACAAATCTCTGGCCTACAAAGTGTCATGTTAAGGGTACTATAGACTTACtctataataagatgtagctgaGCTTATGAAAAGATATGATTGGTGCCAACATAACGCACATATCCAATGCCAACCTGTGACTCCCTTGGCACCGATCGATTTACCAtgaccttttgcacaatgggggatagaCATCCTTGGCTCATTCCCTCTAACATCGAGACAATAGAAGTTTCTATTCATTGCCACCGATTACTTTTCAAAGTGGGTCGAAGCCAAAACACTGGCGCACATTACCAAGGCCAAGGTGTGAGATTTTGTATGAAAAGTCATCATTTATCGATTTGATCTAGCTCAGGTCATTATCACCAATAGCAATTGATAATCTGACGATGTCTAGTTGGAAGACTTCTACAAGAAGCTCGGCATCATCTATCTGACTTATCAAGCATCCCTACATCAATGGTAAAGTTGAGGTAACTAATGAAATACTTCTGCAAGACATAAAAGCGAGACTGGACTAAGCCAAGGGCTTATGGGTGGAGGAGCTTTACAGTGTATTATGAATGTATCGAACCACCTAACAGATCCCCATTGGTGAGGCATCCTTCAACTTAGCCTTCAGGATAGAGACTATGATCCTACTTGAGGTCGGCATCCCTTCTCCTCAAGTCAAGACCTTCGATGAGCAAAATAACTTGAAACACCTCCAAGCAAATTTAGACTTGCCTGAAGAATTAAGGGAGCAAGCTTGGATAAGGATGGTAGCATACCAATAGGAAGTAGTCTGATactacaactcccgagtcaagaAAAAGTTATCCAGATTTGGCAATCTTGGCTTGTAAAAAGCTGAAGTATCAAATCCAATGAGCAGAGAAAACTAGCCTCAAATAGGGAGGGCCCTTATTAGAGCAAGGAGGTTATGCTGCCCATGGACCTACTAACTATGACACTTTGATGAAACTTTAGTGCCTCAGACCTAGAACTCTAATAATTTATGAACTTATTATCAGTGATGTAATCTCCCTTTCTTATGGttgatttaataaaattttcaataataTGAGTTTTGTAGGTCTATATTTCATGAATGGACCTTTCTTGGACACTGTCCAGTCTTAGCCTTTGATAATCAATGAGTATTGCTTCTCCTACCGAAATGAGTCAAGGCAGGACCATAGTTGACTGAGAAGCAAGGGATAACCCCATAAGTGGATCCTTAAAGTATCACTTCTCATATTGAAATAAATCAAGCTCGAGATCTCAATCGATTGAAATGCAAGTGGCAACCCCTTAAGAGGACTTTTAAAGTATCGCTCCTTGTATCAAAAGAAATTGAATGGAAGCTCTCCTCGGTCAACCAAGATATGGAAAATCATAATCCAAGGAGACCCTCAAAGTACCTTCCTCACTTCCAAACAAGCAAAGGGGACTTATGTAGTATGCTAAAGTAAATCCTATAGAGCACCAATAACGAACTTATGCTTTGCTAAGCTCCTAGAAATGGTGTGGAAGAACCAAGTACATACATGACAAGAAGAGCAAAAGAAGGAAATGAAGACAAACGCTTAGCAAAGAAAAGGCTTCATTAATATTAAAAAGAGTTTATACAAAGGTCGGCCTAATCGACTAAAAAACAAACTTGATCATATTGAGTAAAAGTTACAAAATAATAGagggaaaaaaaacaaaaaggtcCCAACAACTATACATCAGCTAGAGAAGTAGGGTGCTCAGTGTAGCAGTGGTGAACTTGGTGGTCAATTCTACCTCAATGGAGGGGGCAACATGCCTGTACACCATTGGAGTAGCTGCAAGATTGGTATGGCTCTAACCTCCATTATCTAAGGAGCCGAGGTCGAGATTGGGGTGGAGGGCCTCAACCTTAGCTCAACGGTTGGTAAATTCAAAATTGTAAGACTCCATGCTGAAGACAGCTAGCTCATTTGTAAATTGCTCTAAGGTGCGGTACTCTACCACCTTTTGGACCTTCTCCTCGGCAGCCTCCTTCTCATGGT includes:
- the LOC140852555 gene encoding LOW QUALITY PROTEIN: phytosulfokine receptor 1-like (The sequence of the model RefSeq protein was modified relative to this genomic sequence to represent the inferred CDS: inserted 1 base in 1 codon); its protein translation is MKNLLKVLLRCPFYSIFFLFSFCYPIHAASYQNLSCTLNDLRALLRFSNGLDSGIDGWRMHDDPSVNCCSWVGVRCALFSVSSPSTAANSTDLSLRVVGLDLARRSLKGILSNSIGELDRLSFLNLSHNSFRGPLPQELFHLQRLEVLDLASNNFTGELGQGIRNLASLSYLDVSFNGFTGSIPNTFNHLQKLESFSAESNSLVGQLPNSLSSCSMLRLLNLRNNSLDGAINLDFTKLVHLVQLDLGWNQFHGIIPEXLSLCRALKVLNLARNHLYGQIPRRFRDLQALSDLSLSNNCISNISSGLETLQECRNLTVLVLTKNFYGEELPISGIQGFQNLRVLVVAFCALTGTVPSWIVNSKELSLLDLSWNHLTGGIPVGLGCLDFLFYLDLSNNSLSGEIPMSITKLKSLSSESFWHAGSSSVFPLFVWRNQTGTGQLQYKKYTNLPPTLDLSYNMMNGTMRKEIGNLRLLQVLDLSRNNLSGSIPDELSGMLNLEKLDLSFNDLSGTIPSSLVKLNFLSSFSVAHNRLHGQIPTEGQFSTFPRSSFEGNPGLCGVFFFFCNSTMMPPELEQNDRDGTGLVIKKLPLAIGCIAGFLPTVILFGKCWGYYNKDD